TATGATGAAAATGTAACTGTTCAGAAGAAGGCAGCACAGATGCTCCCAGTAAAACATTTACTGCAGGTGCTCAGTCTCCCAGATCACAACCTGAGAGCTTTGGCACAGCCAGCTGTTCCCAAACGTCAGTATCTCTTCTATTTCACCATCCTGGTTACCCTGTCCCACCTCTGCCCTCGTGGTCCCCGTGCATTTACAGCCTGCACTCCTCAAGTCCCTGCCCACATTCCCTCTGTACCGCACTCACTCTATGGGGCCGATTTCCTTCGCTGTCAGGTTGCTAACGGCCACGCTTTTGAGGAATGAACCCTGACAGCGGGCGATGCAGGAGGCCCCTCACCTGGCCGGTGATGTTGCGGGTCATCCGCCGGTACTCCTCGTTGGCCAGCTTGGCCTTTATCCGCTCCAGCCGGGCCACCAGCTCGGGGTTCTGGGGAAAGGGCAGAGCCATTCTGAGGGCCGAAGGCAGCCACCGTCTCCCGCGGCTCATGCCCGGCCCTCACCTACCCGCGGCGGTACCGGCACCTCGGGCAGGTCGATCTCGCAGCCCTCCAGGAGCTCGTGTAGGTACAGCGGGAACTCTGCGGGGGAGACGGGACGGTTAACGGCGGTCCGGCCGGTCGCGGCCCGTCGCGCCAGGCGCGGTGCGGCCTACCTGCCTCCCGCAGCGCGGCATGCAGCCTCCGCAGCAGGCTGAAGGGCACCAGGGCGCCTTCGGAGGCCAGTGCCGCCTCCAGCTCGGCCCGCAggccggcgggcagccccgccAGCTCGCCGCCCTCCACCGCCTGCCGCAGCCGCCGGCCGGCCCGCACCGCCGACGCCATCTTGCCCGGCCGCCGTCGCCTAGGCGACACGGAGCGCCATAGAGCGCGGCGGCGGGCTagagcggcgctgcccgccccgcgggggccgccgggaAGCGGAGGGGGGCGGAGGCGGGCGCGCGGTGCATTGTGGGCTGGCGGCGGGGTCGGCCCAGCCGCGGGATGTCGGGCTGCGCGGCGCGGCGGTACGTGGCGGCGGCGCTGAGCCGGTGCCGGGCCCGCGGGCTGCCGCTCTGGGAACCGCCTCCGGCCCGCGGGCTGCGGCCCCTgggcgcggggggagccgcggccctcccgcccccgccgctgtTGCTGCCGCAGCGGCACCTCTCGTCGCGGTGAGGCCTGGAAGGGGGGTGGTTGGTGAGGGGGAGCTGGGCCCGGGGGGCGGTTTAGGGGTGTTGTGGGGAGGGTTGGGGTGAGGGTAGGGGGTGTGGATGGGCTGACGGGGGGTTGGGGAAGGCAGGCGctggggggctgcgagggggtgttcgggggtggggaggtggggttAGGGCCGCTGAGGGGGTGTTTGGGGGAGTTGGAGGGCTGTTGGGTCGGTGGGGGGAGACTGGGGAGGAGTTGGGGGGCTGTcggggtggctggggcagggacaggggagaGGGGGGATTGGGCTAAAGGGGCAATTGGGCAGCGGGGTGTCCAGGGCAGTTGGGAAAGGGGAGACTGGCaaaggggtggggggcagggaaggggggagtGTGACTGGGTAGCCTAGTGCGTAGTGGGGCTCTTGGGGGGGATACGTGAGGGGGGTACGAGGTGGGGGGCCATgcctgggcagcagctggggctcGGGTGCTGTGTGGCCCCTGGCCCCGGGGGCTGGTTCAGCCCCTGCACACCCACCAAAGTACCTCTCTGCTCCTAGGAACCGTCCAGAGGGCAAAGTGCTGGAGACCGTGGGGGTGTTTGAGGCACCGAAGCAGCACGGCAAATACGAGACGGGTCAGGTAAGCGGTTCTGGGGAGCGGAACTGGCCCTGCAGGCTTGTTCTACAGAGATCGGGTAGCCGAGTGATTTACTCCTCAGTAAGGAGGCTGCTGCATTATAGCAGAAGTTTCACAGTTCAGTGCTCCTTGTCTCTGCTGTGTCTGCAGTTTGTCAGTCATCTGACAGTAGCAAGTTGATAAGAATCTGCAGCATGACACAACTGTTCCACAGTGGCATTTGCTCCACTGGTTTTATTTAAGGGTTTTCTCCCTCTAGGAGCAAAAGAGACAATCACTGAGTTTGAGAAATAACAACTACACTTGTCGTTTCTGGGCTTATGACTCACAGGTCTGTTTCTGTGAGCGGTCTCTCCCATGCTGGTCTCCTTTCTGCACTTTTGCTGTTCTATTACTGTATTACTGGTTTAGTCATTCACTTTTATGGGGTAGAGATGACATGAATTTCTTCTCTCATCCCAGACTGTTTATGTTGCCTCTTTGTTTCTGCTCTGGGTTCGCACAGTGGTGATTCTCCCTGTGTTCCCATCCCACGCAATCATACTCTTCGTAAATGTTTCTAGTTTTATCTCAggtaacagattttttaaaacactaTCGGAAAAGGGATTTTGGCTTCATGTTTTCTATTGTATCTAAGTTGATTAAAGCTTGCTGTGAATGCAAATGCAATTATTTGTTCCTTTCAGCTATTTCTTCACAGTGTGTTTGGCTATCGAGGAATAGTCCTGTTTCCCTGGCAAGCCAGGCTTTATGATCGAGATGTGGCTTCTCCTGTCACAGAAAAGTAAGGATTTGTTCTCGTTTATATGTTGTACTGTTACATTTACATTTTGTAGTGAGTTTCCTGGTTGGGGTAAACAAGTCTTTTTAAGGAGGACAACGGTATGGGTCTGTTTTGCATGAATGTAAACTACAAGAGAGGTGCATAAAGAAGAGACGTTGCATGAGTATTAATTTTGTGTTAATTAGAGACAGGATGGAAGTATGAAGgatgagagtgtgtgtgtatgtgtgaagaaaataaaaaaaaaaaccaaacaaaacaaaccatgctCCTGGCAttctttgttattaaaaaaaacctttgtgtTGCTTTTTGAGTTAGGTCTAGGCTCCTGCATTAAAATTGTAGGCTGCTGCTTCTAGAGGTTGCCAGTGGATTTGTCAGCTGCCTCCCCAGTTTCAACCCACTAGGCGAAGTTCATCCTTCTTGTGGACTGAGTCACTGTTCACTTCTCTCCCCTCTTCCACCCATTTCCCCCCTGGCCTCTCTTGGAGGTGGGCGAGTGTGCATTTGGAGTTGAGAACGAATGAGGAGTAAGCGGAGAGAAAATCAGAGAGCAGTAGAAATACCCACCCCAAACAGGAGACTGGACTGGGCAGGAAGAACTTCTGAGTCGCCTGAAAACAGAGCTGTTGTGCCTGTGACAAACACCGTTGATTGTCATCTCGGCTCATCCGTCGTTGTATGCGTGGCTGACATGAGTTTAATTGGGATGGAATTGAATGGTTACAGactgtgaaatgtattttaaagaaaataattgtttatgAATATGCTTGGTCCTGGTAACAACAGTTTGCTGCCATCCTGCACTTGAGCTcagtgccctggttttctttttagaagcGAGAATGCAGCAGGCCATGGTTCCAAAGAGGTCAAGGGCAAAACGCATACTTACTATCAGGTGCTAATAGATGCCCGGGATTGTCCACATATAGTAAGTAACCAGTAACCTTGGTATTGAAACTCAAATATCTTTGCCTATATGAATGCTTTAGATGGACAGGCACTTAAAGAAAATGACTACAATGGCTAACTTGATTGTTCAGGTTCTTCAAGTCATATTTTCCCCGAGAAAGATAATCTGGAACATCATATGATGGTTTTCTGGATCATGTTTCCCCTTTCCAACATTATTTCCTCATCCTGTTGCATACAGGTCATTATGAATGTGGGTTGCAGCACTGAAAATGCTCTTCATTTATTTGAGTGGAGAATTAGTCTAGAGGAATTAAAAGGAGAGATGTTCTGAGGTGAAttggttaaataaaataaatgttacacACTTCAGAAATCCCAGTAGGAAACTGAAATGTGGCTGGAAACTGGCCCACAACAATCCACACAGAAAGACATAAATCTCCCTTTTTCTCAGTCCCAGAGATCACAGACAGAAGCAGTGACGTTCCTGGCAAATCACGATGACAGCAGAGCCCTCTATGCCATACCAGGTGAGTAAAATGCACCTGTAACCTCTGTGGAGATGCAGATTGTCATGAGGTGAGGTCAGAAGAGTCGCCAACAGTCAACTTCTGCCAGTGAAGCAGCAGGTCCTACAGGATATTGCTGTAATGATCCGTCTGTGGTTTAGGGCTATGCTAGAAACAACAGAATGACTAAACTACGTGAAGCCCTTTTGGATAGATGGAAGTTGGGCAGACTCTGATCAGGCACAAGCATACCTTGAGCTCTTGAGATACAGATCCCATACACATACCTTGTTGCATACGGGCTATTCCACTTTATTACCAGGACAGCTAGATCTCTTCTTGTCCTGTGCATTTCCTGCCTAAAGTCCTCTTGTGACAGTGCAGTCTCTTCCCAGGCAGTGTATCTTTTATCAGAGAAATCATTCTGTGGAGAAATCTCGCAGGAGAATGCTGCCAGGGGTTATTACTGGCCTATTTCCTCCATTCTTGCATGCAATTTTGGCTGCTGCTGCCAAAATCCTTTTCTTAACATCTCAGTAGTGTGATCCATTTCTCTGTCAGGAGACTTCTGAGCTGCTCTTCGCTCGGGAAGTTCAACAGCTTTTGGCGTTTCTTTTTCAGGTTTAGACTACGTAAGCCATGAAGACATCCTTCCCTACAGCTCCACTGATCAAGTGCCCATCCAGCATGAGCTCTTTGAGAGGTTTCTCATGTACGACCAAACAAAAGGTAATTTCTGGCTTCAGAGGGAAATCTTCAGAGCCAGATACCTGAGGTATTCTATGACAAGTATCCAGAACCATCATCTTGGATACAGTGTGAAAATCTTGgtctggtttggggtttcttaCGGTAAAGCctcctttaaataatttttgtaacTATGTGAAAGGAGTTGCTTTGAGGGGAAAGCACTCCGGTTACAGCATGCCTCTCCTCATAAGCTCTCATCTTTCCCTCCCCACAGTTCCACCTTTTGTAGCAAGGGATACACTGTGTGCATGGCAGGAGAAGAACCATCCCTGGCTAGAGCTCTCTGATGTGCACCGAGAAACCACAGAGAACATCCGCGTCACAGTCATCCCTTTCTATATGGGCATGAGGGTAGGTCTGTGTTGCGTGTTGCTGTGTTAGTTCTGTGATCTGTTTAACTTGCATGTTTTTCTAAGACTCATTTACTGACTGAAGG
This is a stretch of genomic DNA from Calonectris borealis chromosome 19, bCalBor7.hap1.2, whole genome shotgun sequence. It encodes these proteins:
- the VMA12 gene encoding vacuolar ATPase assembly protein VMA12 isoform X2; this translates as MASAVRAGRRLRQAVEGGELAGLPAGLRAELEAALASEGALVPFSLLRRLHAALREAEFPLYLHELLEGCEIDLPEVPVPPRNPELVARLERIKAKLANEEYRRMTRNITGQEMNGTLAEFGRQVRSVKAVVITIFNFIVTVVAAFACTYLGSQYIFAETAARVLSAVIVASVVGLAELYVMVRTLEGDLGKL
- the POLDIP2 gene encoding polymerase delta-interacting protein 2 isoform X1, whose translation is MSGCAARRYVAAALSRCRARGLPLWEPPPARGLRPLGAGGAAALPPPPLLLPQRHLSSRNRPEGKVLETVGVFEAPKQHGKYETGQLFLHSVFGYRGIVLFPWQARLYDRDVASPVTEKSENAAGHGSKEVKGKTHTYYQVLIDARDCPHISQRSQTEAVTFLANHDDSRALYAIPGLDYVSHEDILPYSSTDQVPIQHELFERFLMYDQTKVPPFVARDTLCAWQEKNHPWLELSDVHRETTENIRVTVIPFYMGMREAQNSHVYWWRYCIRLENLDSEVVQLRERHWRIFSLSGTLETVRGRGVVGREPVLSKEQPAFQYSSHVSLQASSGHMWGTFRFERPDGSHFDVRIPPFSLESNKDEKTPPSGLHW
- the POLDIP2 gene encoding polymerase delta-interacting protein 2 isoform X4, coding for MSGCAARRNRPEGKVLETVGVFEAPKQHGKYETGQLFLHSVFGYRGIVLFPWQARLYDRDVASPVTEKSENAAGHGSKEVKGKTHTYYQVLIDARDCPHISQRSQTEAVTFLANHDDSRALYAIPGLDYVSHEDILPYSSTDQVPIQHELFERFLMYDQTKVPPFVARDTLCAWQEKNHPWLELSDVHRETTENIRVTVIPFYMGMREAQNSHVYWWRYCIRLENLDSEVVQLRERHWRIFSLSGTLETVRGRGVVGREPVLSKEQPAFQYSSHVSLQASSGHMWSVSGAGCFPPLCKYLYRELINKR
- the POLDIP2 gene encoding polymerase delta-interacting protein 2 isoform X2 is translated as MSGCAARRNRPEGKVLETVGVFEAPKQHGKYETGQLFLHSVFGYRGIVLFPWQARLYDRDVASPVTEKSENAAGHGSKEVKGKTHTYYQVLIDARDCPHISQRSQTEAVTFLANHDDSRALYAIPGLDYVSHEDILPYSSTDQVPIQHELFERFLMYDQTKVPPFVARDTLCAWQEKNHPWLELSDVHRETTENIRVTVIPFYMGMREAQNSHVYWWRYCIRLENLDSEVVQLRERHWRIFSLSGTLETVRGRGVVGREPVLSKEQPAFQYSSHVSLQASSGHMWGTFRFERPDGSHFDVRIPPFSLESNKDEKTPPSGLHW
- the POLDIP2 gene encoding polymerase delta-interacting protein 2 isoform X3: MSGCAARRNRPEGKVLETVGVFEAPKQHGKYETGQLFLHSVFGYRGIVLFPWQARLYDRDVASPVTEKSENAAGHGSKEVKGKTHTYYQVLIDARDCPHISQRSQTEAVTFLANHDDSRALYAIPGLDYVSHEDILPYSSTDQVPIQHELFERFLMYDQTKVPPFVARDTLCAWQEKNHPWLELSDVHRETTENIRVTVIPFYMGMRWRYCIRLENLDSEVVQLRERHWRIFSLSGTLETVRGRGVVGREPVLSKEQPAFQYSSHVSLQASSGHMWGTFRFERPDGSHFDVRIPPFSLESNKDEKTPPSGLHW